One window of Sinorhizobium numidicum genomic DNA carries:
- a CDS encoding helix-turn-helix transcriptional regulator yields the protein MIDFTADMSSLVLPDGRSIRGPLGSEDDIKRVLNQVSEAYGFRGFMVLAIPDTGCHSLAAQALLTTWASEFLRRYDSAGLIDGSPVIQRLRRSTIPFTYDAHQLARRRLDGKGEAAISVFEHANMPRGVYLPVHDAAGHRAAIAFGGDRPVVSNDELQALNLLAGLVYSRLTEVRPRDRRGPGSLSRREIECLRWAAAGKTTIEMARIMALSEYTVNHYLNRATRKLDSVNRVQTVAKAMRAGLIN from the coding sequence ATGATAGATTTCACCGCAGACATGTCCTCACTGGTCCTCCCTGATGGCCGGTCCATAAGGGGACCGCTTGGCAGCGAAGACGATATCAAGCGTGTTCTCAACCAGGTATCGGAGGCTTACGGCTTTCGCGGTTTCATGGTTCTGGCCATTCCCGACACCGGCTGTCACAGCCTCGCCGCGCAGGCACTTTTGACGACCTGGGCCTCGGAATTCCTGAGGCGCTACGACAGTGCCGGTCTGATCGATGGCAGCCCCGTCATCCAGAGGTTGCGCAGAAGCACGATCCCCTTCACATATGATGCGCATCAGTTGGCACGAAGACGACTGGACGGCAAGGGAGAGGCCGCCATCAGCGTCTTCGAGCACGCGAACATGCCACGGGGCGTCTACCTTCCGGTTCACGACGCTGCCGGACATCGTGCGGCCATCGCCTTTGGCGGCGACAGGCCGGTGGTGTCCAACGACGAGTTGCAGGCGCTCAATCTTTTGGCGGGACTTGTCTACAGCCGGCTGACTGAGGTCAGGCCACGCGACCGGCGCGGCCCCGGCAGCCTTTCCCGTCGCGAGATCGAATGCCTGCGCTGGGCGGCGGCCGGCAAGACGACCATCGAGATGGCGAGGATCATGGCGCTGTCCGAATATACGGTAAACCACTATCTGAACCGCGCGACACGTAAGCTGGATTCGGTCAACCGCGTGCAGACGGTCGCCAAGGCGATGCGCGCCGGGCTGATTAACTAA
- a CDS encoding LuxR family transcriptional regulator, with the protein MPWNARMQDTMTTGMTDTDLPRGGDFASEITRLETQFDIIRYMRRVTQIFGFKTFLICSIPAIEVERLAATTVISNMPAELLNKYDSLSMLRFSTGVRRLRETTTPFQIMLEDWEKEGGKPASADDYIAMLRENGIFQANYFPVHDAEGGRGAVILMGPEAFLPMTAAMELQMIAIHVYNRLAEIGSVWKNANTTLSEREIQCLSWTAAGKTSAEIAGILGLSEHTVNHYLNHVTKKLDAVNRTQAVVKAMKKGYIS; encoded by the coding sequence ATGCCATGGAACGCGCGAATGCAAGATACGATGACGACCGGGATGACTGACACCGATCTGCCCCGGGGCGGTGATTTCGCGTCCGAAATCACAAGGCTTGAAACCCAGTTCGACATCATCCGCTACATGCGGCGGGTCACGCAGATCTTTGGCTTCAAGACGTTCCTCATCTGCTCTATTCCGGCGATCGAGGTGGAGCGCCTGGCGGCCACCACGGTCATCTCCAACATGCCGGCCGAGCTTCTCAACAAATACGACAGCCTGTCGATGCTGCGCTTCAGCACGGGCGTCCGTCGATTGAGAGAGACGACGACTCCGTTCCAGATCATGCTCGAGGACTGGGAAAAAGAGGGCGGCAAGCCGGCGTCGGCCGACGACTATATCGCCATGCTGCGCGAGAACGGCATCTTCCAGGCGAACTATTTCCCGGTTCACGACGCCGAAGGTGGTCGCGGCGCGGTCATCCTCATGGGGCCGGAAGCCTTTTTGCCGATGACGGCGGCAATGGAATTGCAGATGATCGCGATCCACGTCTACAATCGCCTGGCAGAGATCGGCTCTGTCTGGAAGAACGCAAACACCACCCTGTCCGAGCGGGAAATACAGTGCCTGAGTTGGACGGCAGCCGGCAAGACCAGCGCCGAAATCGCCGGCATTCTCGGTCTCTCCGAGCATACCGTCAATCATTACCTCAACCATGTCACCAAGAAGCTCGACGCCGTCAATCGCACGCAAGCGGTCGTGAAGGCGATGAAGAAGGGCTATATCAGCTAA